In Maledivibacter sp., the genomic stretch TTTATTTAGATAATATAGAAAAAGCTTCCCTAATATATCACGGGAAGCTTCTCTTAACCCAGATTATCCATAGGAAATTCAAAATTGCCCTAAATATTTTCAAACTTCCTATGAATAATGTGGGCTTAATTATTTTTTGAGTGTGCCCTATTCCATATCCTTTGTATATTGCATAGCTTGTAGTTTGTATGCTTCGGCTTTATACATGTGAGACAGGTACTTATTCATATTAATCATATAATTTATGTAGTCTTCATCCTGCATGTTTTCGTCCATCATCATGGGATTCATGCACATCATCATAGGGTTCATAGGCATCATACACATCATGGTTTGCATAGGATTCATAGGTTGCATAGCCATATTTGGCATCATGTCCTCTTGCATCATAGGATAATTCATAGGCATCATCCTTGGAAACATGGGCATCATAGACATCATAGGGTTCATTGACATTCCCATATATGGATTGCCTCCCATGCTTTGATTCATTTCCGTAGCATTTTCCATACCGTAGTACTTATCTTTTTTATTCATAGCATAAACACCTCCTAAAATCAAAAAAAAATATAATCCTTGTATTAATAACATATGATTAAATAGGCTTGTTCCATACTAAAAATTAAATATTTTGTAGGATGAAGGAAAGGTAAGTAAAGGAGATACTAAGAAAGGTAGATGAATATTATGTAAATTTAAGAAGATATCCTATAGAATATGGATTTCTCAACAGGGCAGATGATTGGGTCAGATATTGGGTAAAGAATCAATATTAAAAGCTTAAATAAGTCCAAATATCCATTTGTAAAAATGTCCATAAAAAAGATAAAAATATGTAATTTTTCAAAGAATAGTGCTAATATTTGTGTTAATATATAAATAATCAATAAAGCAAATTGCATGATTGCTGTATACAAAAAATTGCTATTACATATGAACTTAAAATCTTAAAAACATATCATCAAATAGGCTCATATCTTAAGCAATTAAATAAAGAATAGTATTGGCATATGCAATTTCCTCAATGATTAGCTTTATTAACTTTGTGGGGGTTTTTTTATGGAGGAAAAGATAGTTCCTCAGATTGACCTGATTTTAGCGTTATCTGAAAGTTTGGACTTGATTAGCTCTGCTATTGTCGGGCACCATGTGAGGGTCGCTCTTTTAGCATTAAATATGGGATTGAAGCTTGATATGGAGAAGAAGGACATAAAGGACTTGACCCATGCAGCTCTTCTTCATGATGTAGGGGCATTATCATTAAAGGATAGATTGGACGGACTGGAATTTGATCTAAGGGATCCACACTTTCATTCCATTGTGGGATATAATTTAATTAAGGTGTATGAGCCCTTTGAAGGAATTGCAAACATAATTAGGTGTCATCATACTAAATGGAATGAGATTCCCAAATTTAGGGATAATGATATAGATGTGCCTTTAAGCAGTCAAATCATATATTTAGTCGATAGAGTGGATGTTTTAATGGATTGGACTAGGAATACATATGATCAGACTGATTACATAGTTAAACAAATTCAAGCTGAGAGTGGAAAAAAGTTCAACCCTGAGGTTGTAGATGCTTTTATAGAAGCCTCTGGATCAAAAAGCATTTGGCAGGACTTTGATTCAAAAAGTATTATTTCTATATTTTACAATCTTTTGGGAGGTACGTTTTTAGATATAGATGAACTTGGTAAGATTTCTAAGATATTGGAAAGGGTAATTGACTTTAGGAGTAGATTTACAGCAACCCATTCCAGTGGAGTTGCCTATGTTGCTTCTAAGCTAGCCGAACTTTCCAAAATGTCTGAAAGGGAAGTAAAGATGATGAGAATTGCTGGTAATCTCCATGATTTAGGAAAGCTGGCGGTTCCCCAGGAGCTTTTAGAAAAGCCTTCTAGTCTTACTAAAAATGAATTTGAAATAGTCAAGCAGCACGTTTATTATACATATTCTATACTCAAAAAAATAAGAGGCATCGGAGATATATATGAGTGGGCTGGACTCCATCACGAAAGGTTAAATGGAAGGGGTTATCCCTTTAATAAAACAGCTGAGGAATTATCATTGGGGTCAAGAATCATGGCAGTATCCGATGTTTTTACTGCCATTTCAGAGGATAGACCCTACCGTAAAGGCATGAAAAAGGAAAAGGTACTATATATATTAGACGATATGGCCAAAAGAAATGAATTGGATGGGGATATTTGGAGCCTACTGAAGACAAATTATGATGAGGTAAATGAAGGGCGTAGGGATGTTCAACATAAAGCAGTAAATGAATTTAAAGGTTTTTGGAGGGAGATAAACAAGGACTATGGGCAAATATAGATTGTGATAATTAAGAGTTATAAAGATTCTAGTCAAAACTTTAATTTATATAAATTAAAGTCTATACTAAAATCCCTATAATAAAAAATTAGGCTTACTTATATGCTCATCAATGACATACAAAGTGATGTCAAATTTGATATAATTATAGTAGGTTTAATGAAAAAATTAAAGTTGAGGTGATTGGGGTATGAATAAGTTAAAAACTATTGAAGAAGCTGTATCGCTTATTAAGGATGGGATGACTGTAATGATAGGTGGTTTTTTGGGGGTTGGAAGTCCCCATGGAATAATTGATAAGATGATTGAAAATGGGATTAAGGATTTAACACTCATTGCTAATGATACGTCTTATACTGATTGTGGAGCAGGGAGACTAATAGTTAACAAGATGGCAAGTAAGGTAATAACTTCCCATATCGGGACAAACCCTGAGACAGGAAAACAGATGAATGCAGGAGAAATTGAAGTCGATTTAGTACCTCAAGGAACTTTAGCAGAAAGAATAAGAAGTGCTGGTGCTGGACTTGGGGGCTTTTTAACTCCTACAGGAATTGGAACCATGGTAGAGGAAGGTAAGGAAAAATTTGAAATTGATGGGAAAGAGTATATTTTAGAATTGCCCTTAAAGGCGGATATTGCCCTTATAATGGGTGCAAAGGTAGATAAAAAGGGAAATATTTATTATGATAAATCAGCTAAAAATTTCAACCCATTAATGGCGACAGCTGGGGATATAGTAATCGTGGAAGCTGAAGAGATCGTTGAGATAGGTGAAATAGACCCTAACAATGTTATGACACCGGGAATATTTGTTGATGTTATCGTAAAGGGGGGTAAGTAAAATGGATAAGGGTAAAATTAAAGAAGTCATAGCGAAAAGGGTAGCCAAGGAGCTTGAAGATGGAGATGTTGTTAACCTAGGGATAGGCTTACCTACTATGGTAGCAAATTATGTTCCAAATGACATAGAAGTAATACTTCAATCTGAAAATGGATTCGTTGGTATGGGCCCTGCTCCAGAGGAAGGAAAAGAAATAAAAGATCTAGTGAATGCAGGGGGAATGCCTGTTACTACCTTACCAGGAGCAGCATTTTTTGATAGTTCGATTTCCTTTGGAATAATCAGAGGTGGACATGTAAATGCAACTGTACTTGGAGCATTGCAGGTAGATCAAGAGGGTAATCTAGCCAATTGGATGATACCGGGAAAGAAGGTTCCTGGTATGGGAGGAGCTATGGACTTGGTAGTAGGAGCCAAGAAGGT encodes the following:
- a CDS encoding HD domain-containing protein, translating into MEEKIVPQIDLILALSESLDLISSAIVGHHVRVALLALNMGLKLDMEKKDIKDLTHAALLHDVGALSLKDRLDGLEFDLRDPHFHSIVGYNLIKVYEPFEGIANIIRCHHTKWNEIPKFRDNDIDVPLSSQIIYLVDRVDVLMDWTRNTYDQTDYIVKQIQAESGKKFNPEVVDAFIEASGSKSIWQDFDSKSIISIFYNLLGGTFLDIDELGKISKILERVIDFRSRFTATHSSGVAYVASKLAELSKMSEREVKMMRIAGNLHDLGKLAVPQELLEKPSSLTKNEFEIVKQHVYYTYSILKKIRGIGDIYEWAGLHHERLNGRGYPFNKTAEELSLGSRIMAVSDVFTAISEDRPYRKGMKKEKVLYILDDMAKRNELDGDIWSLLKTNYDEVNEGRRDVQHKAVNEFKGFWREINKDYGQI
- the atoD gene encoding acetate CoA-transferase subunit alpha; translation: MNKLKTIEEAVSLIKDGMTVMIGGFLGVGSPHGIIDKMIENGIKDLTLIANDTSYTDCGAGRLIVNKMASKVITSHIGTNPETGKQMNAGEIEVDLVPQGTLAERIRSAGAGLGGFLTPTGIGTMVEEGKEKFEIDGKEYILELPLKADIALIMGAKVDKKGNIYYDKSAKNFNPLMATAGDIVIVEAEEIVEIGEIDPNNVMTPGIFVDVIVKGGK
- a CDS encoding 3-oxoacid CoA-transferase subunit B — its product is MDKGKIKEVIAKRVAKELEDGDVVNLGIGLPTMVANYVPNDIEVILQSENGFVGMGPAPEEGKEIKDLVNAGGMPVTTLPGAAFFDSSISFGIIRGGHVNATVLGALQVDQEGNLANWMIPGKKVPGMGGAMDLVVGAKKVIIAMTHTARGSVKILKKCNLPLTAKAQVNLIITEMGVMEVTKEGLVLKEINPEFTVQEVQAVTEATLIIPEDIKRMEV